The Pongo abelii isolate AG06213 chromosome 23, NHGRI_mPonAbe1-v2.0_pri, whole genome shotgun sequence genome includes a window with the following:
- the LOC100432608 gene encoding ribosomal RNA-processing protein 7 homolog A yields MLGPGGRGRGGGLGARGRGRRHGNALAPAPNHNSRRPPRSRVARWWRAGGSSQRGTRRTVSRAHRATQESLSRLLSTCGPLQSVELQEKPDLADSPKESRSKFFHPKPVPGFRVGYVVFQKPSGVSAALALKGPLLVSTESHPVKTGIHKWISDYADSVPDPEALRVEVDTFMEAYDQKIAEEEAKAKKEEGVPDEESWVKVTRWGRQPVLPRTEAASLRLLERERRKRARKELLNFYAWQHRERKMEHLAQLRKKFEDDKQRIQLLRAQCKFRPY; encoded by the exons ATGTTGGGCCCTGGAGGGCGGGGCCGGGGAGGCGGGCTTGGAGCGAGGGGGCGGGGCAGGCGCCACGGAAACGCGCTCGCGCCGGCGCCGAACCACAACTCCCGGCGGCCCCCGCGCTCCCGGGTGGCAAGATGGTGGCGCGCAGGAGGAAGCTCGCAGCGCGGGACTCGGAGGACCGTATCCCGAGCCCACCGTGCTACGCAG GAGAGCCTGTCCCGCCTCCTGTCCACCTGTGGCCCTCTGCAGTCTGTAGAGTTGCAGGAGAAGCCGGACCTGGCCGACAGCCCAAAGGAGTCAAGGTCGAAGTTTTTTCATCCCAAGCCAGTTCCG ggGTTCCGGGTAGGCTACGTGGTGTTCCAGAAGCCAAGTGGGGTGTCAGCGGCCTTGGCCCTGAAGGGCCCCCTGCTGGTGTCCACAGAGAGCCACCCTGTGAAGACTGGCATTCACA AGTGGATCAGTGACTACGCAGACTCCGTGCCTGACCCTGAGGCGCTGAGGGTGGAAGTGGACACGTTCATGGAGGCGTATGACCAGAAGATCGCTGAG GAAGAAGCTAAGGCCAAGAAGGAGGAGGGGGTCCCTGACGAGGAGAGCTGGGTGAAGGTGACCCGCTGGGGCCGGCAGCCTGTGCTCCCCCGGACTGAAGCAGCCAGCTTGCGGTTGCTGGAGAGGGAGAGACGGAAGCGCGCCCGAAAAGAGCTGCTCAACTTCTATGCCTGGCAGCACCGAGAGCGCAAGATGGAGC ATCTAGCGCAGCTGCGCAAGAAGTTCGAGGATGACAAGCAGAGGATCCAGCTGCTGCGGGCCCAGTGCAAATTCCGACCCTACTGA
- the POLDIP3 gene encoding polymerase delta-interacting protein 3 isoform X2, translated as MADISLDELIRKRGAAAKGRLNARPGVGSVRSRVGIQQGLLSQSTRTATFQQRFDARQKIGLSDARLKLGVKDAREKLLQKDARFRIKGKVQDAREMLNSRKQQTTVPQKPRQVADAREKISLKRSSPAAFINPPIGTVTPALKLTKTIQNLYDLDEDDDGIASVPTKQMKFAASGGFLHHMAGLSSSKLSMSKALPLTKVVQNDAYTAPALPSSIRTKALTNMSRTLVNKEEPPKELPPAEPVLSPLEGTKMTVNNLHPRVTEEDIVELFCVCGALKRARLVHPGVAEVVFVKKDDAITAYKKYNNRCLDGQPMKCNLHMNGNVITSDQPILLRLSDSPSVKKESELPRRVNSASSSNPPAEVDPDTILKALFKSSGASVTTQPTEFKIKL; from the exons GCTTAATGCCAGACCGGGAGTTGGAAGTGTCCGATCTCGAGTTGGGATCCAGCAAGGCCTTCTCAGCCAGTCAACACGCACAGCCACCTTCCAGCAGAGATTTGATGCCCGGCAGAAGATTGGCCTCTCAGATGCCCGGCTCAAACTGGGAGTCAAGGATGCCCGGGAGAAGCTTTTGCAGAAAGATGCCCGATTTCGAATCAAAGGGAAAGTGCAGGATGCCAGAGAGATGTTGAACTCTCGCAAGCAGCAGACCACGGTGCCCCAGAAGCCCCGCCAGGTCGCTGATGCCCGGGAGAAGATCAGCTtgaagaggagttcccctgctgCCTTCATAAACCCACCCATTGGGACAGTGACCCCTGCTCTGAAGCTCACCAAAACCATCCAG AATTTATATGACCtggatgaagatgatgatggtatAGCTTCCGTTCCCACTAAACAGATGAAGTTTGCAGCCTCAGGCGGCTTTCTCCACCACATG GCTGGGCTAAGCAGTTCCAAGCTTTCCATGTCCAAGGCCCTCCCTCTCACCAAAGTGGTTCAGAATGATGCATACACAGCTCCTGCTCTCCCTTCCTCTATTCGAACAAAAGCCTTGACCAACATGTCCCGGACACTGGTGAACAAGGAAGAACCCCCCAAAGAGCTGCCACCTGCTGAG CCTGTTCTCAGCCCATTGGAAGGCACCAAGATGACTGTGAATAATCTGCACCCTCGAGTCACTGAGGAGGACATTGTT GagcttttctgtgtgtgtggggCCCTCAAGCGAGCTCGACTGGTCCATCCTGGGGTAGCGGAGGTGGTGTTTGTGAAAAAGGACGATGCCATCACCGCATATAAGAAGTACAACAACCGGTGTCTGGACG GGCAGCCGATGAAGTGCAACCTTCACATGAATGGGAATGTTATCACCTCAGACCAGCCCATCCTGCT GCGGCTGAGTGACAGCCCATCAGTGAAAAAGGAGAGCGAGCTGCCTCGCAGGGTgaactctgcctcctcctccaacCCCCCTGCTGAAGTGGACCCTGACACCATCCTGAAGGCACTCTTCAAGTCCTCAGGGGCCTCTGTGACCACGCAGCCCACAGAATTCAAGATCAAGCTTTGA
- the POLDIP3 gene encoding polymerase delta-interacting protein 3 isoform X1: protein MADISLDELIRKRGAAAKGRLNARPGVGSVRSRVGIQQGLLSQSTRTATFQQRFDARQKIGLSDARLKLGVKDAREKLLQKDARFRIKGKVQDAREMLNSRKQQTTVPQKPRQVADAREKISLKRSSPAAFINPPIGTVTPALKLTKTIQVPQQKAMAPLHPHPAGMRINVVNNHQAKQNLYDLDEDDDGIASVPTKQMKFAASGGFLHHMAGLSSSKLSMSKALPLTKVVQNDAYTAPALPSSIRTKALTNMSRTLVNKEEPPKELPPAEPVLSPLEGTKMTVNNLHPRVTEEDIVELFCVCGALKRARLVHPGVAEVVFVKKDDAITAYKKYNNRCLDGQPMKCNLHMNGNVITSDQPILLRLSDSPSVKKESELPRRVNSASSSNPPAEVDPDTILKALFKSSGASVTTQPTEFKIKL, encoded by the exons GCTTAATGCCAGACCGGGAGTTGGAAGTGTCCGATCTCGAGTTGGGATCCAGCAAGGCCTTCTCAGCCAGTCAACACGCACAGCCACCTTCCAGCAGAGATTTGATGCCCGGCAGAAGATTGGCCTCTCAGATGCCCGGCTCAAACTGGGAGTCAAGGATGCCCGGGAGAAGCTTTTGCAGAAAGATGCCCGATTTCGAATCAAAGGGAAAGTGCAGGATGCCAGAGAGATGTTGAACTCTCGCAAGCAGCAGACCACGGTGCCCCAGAAGCCCCGCCAGGTCGCTGATGCCCGGGAGAAGATCAGCTtgaagaggagttcccctgctgCCTTCATAAACCCACCCATTGGGACAGTGACCCCTGCTCTGAAGCTCACCAAAACCATCCAG GTTCCACAGCAGAAAGCCATGGCACCACTTCATCCCCATCCTGCTGGAATGAGAATCAATGTTGTCAATAACCACCAGGCCAAACAG AATTTATATGACCtggatgaagatgatgatggtatAGCTTCCGTTCCCACTAAACAGATGAAGTTTGCAGCCTCAGGCGGCTTTCTCCACCACATG GCTGGGCTAAGCAGTTCCAAGCTTTCCATGTCCAAGGCCCTCCCTCTCACCAAAGTGGTTCAGAATGATGCATACACAGCTCCTGCTCTCCCTTCCTCTATTCGAACAAAAGCCTTGACCAACATGTCCCGGACACTGGTGAACAAGGAAGAACCCCCCAAAGAGCTGCCACCTGCTGAG CCTGTTCTCAGCCCATTGGAAGGCACCAAGATGACTGTGAATAATCTGCACCCTCGAGTCACTGAGGAGGACATTGTT GagcttttctgtgtgtgtggggCCCTCAAGCGAGCTCGACTGGTCCATCCTGGGGTAGCGGAGGTGGTGTTTGTGAAAAAGGACGATGCCATCACCGCATATAAGAAGTACAACAACCGGTGTCTGGACG GGCAGCCGATGAAGTGCAACCTTCACATGAATGGGAATGTTATCACCTCAGACCAGCCCATCCTGCT GCGGCTGAGTGACAGCCCATCAGTGAAAAAGGAGAGCGAGCTGCCTCGCAGGGTgaactctgcctcctcctccaacCCCCCTGCTGAAGTGGACCCTGACACCATCCTGAAGGCACTCTTCAAGTCCTCAGGGGCCTCTGTGACCACGCAGCCCACAGAATTCAAGATCAAGCTTTGA
- the POLDIP3 gene encoding polymerase delta-interacting protein 3 isoform X3, with amino-acid sequence MLNSRKQQTTVPQKPRQVADAREKISLKRSSPAAFINPPIGTVTPALKLTKTIQVPQQKAMAPLHPHPAGMRINVVNNHQAKQNLYDLDEDDDGIASVPTKQMKFAASGGFLHHMAGLSSSKLSMSKALPLTKVVQNDAYTAPALPSSIRTKALTNMSRTLVNKEEPPKELPPAEPVLSPLEGTKMTVNNLHPRVTEEDIVELFCVCGALKRARLVHPGVAEVVFVKKDDAITAYKKYNNRCLDGQPMKCNLHMNGNVITSDQPILLRLSDSPSVKKESELPRRVNSASSSNPPAEVDPDTILKALFKSSGASVTTQPTEFKIKL; translated from the exons ATGTTGAACTCTCGCAAGCAGCAGACCACGGTGCCCCAGAAGCCCCGCCAGGTCGCTGATGCCCGGGAGAAGATCAGCTtgaagaggagttcccctgctgCCTTCATAAACCCACCCATTGGGACAGTGACCCCTGCTCTGAAGCTCACCAAAACCATCCAG GTTCCACAGCAGAAAGCCATGGCACCACTTCATCCCCATCCTGCTGGAATGAGAATCAATGTTGTCAATAACCACCAGGCCAAACAG AATTTATATGACCtggatgaagatgatgatggtatAGCTTCCGTTCCCACTAAACAGATGAAGTTTGCAGCCTCAGGCGGCTTTCTCCACCACATG GCTGGGCTAAGCAGTTCCAAGCTTTCCATGTCCAAGGCCCTCCCTCTCACCAAAGTGGTTCAGAATGATGCATACACAGCTCCTGCTCTCCCTTCCTCTATTCGAACAAAAGCCTTGACCAACATGTCCCGGACACTGGTGAACAAGGAAGAACCCCCCAAAGAGCTGCCACCTGCTGAG CCTGTTCTCAGCCCATTGGAAGGCACCAAGATGACTGTGAATAATCTGCACCCTCGAGTCACTGAGGAGGACATTGTT GagcttttctgtgtgtgtggggCCCTCAAGCGAGCTCGACTGGTCCATCCTGGGGTAGCGGAGGTGGTGTTTGTGAAAAAGGACGATGCCATCACCGCATATAAGAAGTACAACAACCGGTGTCTGGACG GGCAGCCGATGAAGTGCAACCTTCACATGAATGGGAATGTTATCACCTCAGACCAGCCCATCCTGCT GCGGCTGAGTGACAGCCCATCAGTGAAAAAGGAGAGCGAGCTGCCTCGCAGGGTgaactctgcctcctcctccaacCCCCCTGCTGAAGTGGACCCTGACACCATCCTGAAGGCACTCTTCAAGTCCTCAGGGGCCTCTGTGACCACGCAGCCCACAGAATTCAAGATCAAGCTTTGA